Proteins from a single region of Armatimonadota bacterium:
- a CDS encoding dihydroorotate dehydrogenase, which translates to MIELAPHNPYGLTIASPVIAAAGSLGDVVGVARWLGLQRADADHGLGAIISSTVTMSGRRGQPQLLATPAGTLYHHGGFSLGVRQVRERLAPRWATYHVPILVSLAGPDAAAVASDLNDTPGIAGFELALPALTAVEAAQRVSAVRQATVLPLLVRLPGELPDPVAVATACAAAGADALALIGGMPGCMPQPSGELVYGRLGGPAIFPIALRIVASVATTVQVPVIGMGGVTTPAHAQAMLRAGARAVALASALVTDLRRGQTIAGSLRGDNFKSETI; encoded by the coding sequence ATGATTGAACTGGCACCACACAATCCGTATGGCCTGACGATTGCTTCACCGGTCATTGCGGCTGCCGGCAGCCTGGGTGACGTGGTCGGTGTAGCGCGCTGGTTAGGGTTGCAGCGGGCAGACGCTGATCACGGTCTGGGTGCAATCATCAGTTCGACAGTGACGATGAGCGGACGACGTGGCCAGCCACAGTTGCTGGCTACACCTGCGGGTACGCTCTACCATCACGGCGGTTTTAGCCTCGGCGTCAGGCAGGTACGCGAACGGCTGGCGCCACGTTGGGCAACGTACCACGTTCCGATTCTGGTGAGTCTGGCCGGCCCGGATGCAGCAGCCGTTGCCAGTGATCTGAACGATACGCCGGGCATCGCCGGTTTTGAACTGGCCCTACCTGCACTCACTGCGGTTGAAGCGGCCCAGCGTGTCAGCGCGGTACGACAGGCAACAGTGCTACCGTTGCTGGTACGTCTCCCTGGAGAACTGCCCGATCCGGTTGCCGTAGCTACAGCCTGTGCTGCGGCGGGAGCCGATGCGCTTGCGCTGATCGGTGGTATGCCGGGGTGTATGCCCCAACCATCCGGCGAACTGGTGTACGGGCGGTTGGGCGGACCGGCCATCTTTCCCATTGCCCTGCGGATTGTCGCCAGTGTTGCCACGACGGTACAGGTACCGGTGATCGGTATGGGTGGTGTGACAACGCCAGCCCATGCTCAGGCCATGCTACGCGCCGGAGCACGGGCCGTGGCCTTAGCCAGTGCGCTGGTTACCGATCTGCGACGTGGGCAGACGATTGCCGGTAGTTTGCGGGGAGACAACTTCAAATCAGAAACCATATAG
- a CDS encoding methicillin resistance protein, with protein MKGRWRVDVPSAAQWDAFVASHPQGNVLQASPWGALKARFGWHCRRIAVYDDDGTIRAGAQVLFRRYAGLAFGYTPRGPLLSGDPALDNHLIDGMRRLGRQMLAVAIRLEPNVREDDAQAPHLQTWFTRHRLVVAEPIQPRSTILVDLQPPVETIFTAYSKGHRADIRRAERIGVTVRTGGEADLSTFYDIMRATGERAAFAIHSAAYYTTAWQLHQPHSCLLVAELNGMPVASHLVFADARYGRYLYGGSTAEGLRSGANHLLAWHAMRWAREQGCIGYDLWGIPDALGQAATVADEAVRTALEQAAQQDPLIGVYRFKKGFGGRIVRFMPAFDLVLLPLLYPLARRKIGG; from the coding sequence ATGAAGGGTCGGTGGCGGGTTGATGTTCCATCTGCCGCGCAGTGGGATGCCTTTGTTGCTTCCCATCCCCAGGGAAATGTGTTGCAGGCCAGTCCGTGGGGTGCTCTGAAAGCCCGCTTCGGCTGGCATTGCCGACGCATCGCAGTTTACGACGACGATGGCACTATCCGCGCCGGTGCCCAGGTGCTCTTCCGCCGCTACGCCGGCCTGGCCTTTGGTTACACACCGCGTGGTCCCCTCCTGTCCGGCGATCCGGCGCTCGATAATCACCTGATCGATGGCATGCGTCGGCTCGGACGCCAGATGCTGGCGGTCGCGATCCGGCTTGAGCCAAACGTGCGTGAAGATGACGCTCAGGCTCCCCATCTCCAGACCTGGTTTACCCGACATCGGCTGGTAGTCGCTGAACCGATCCAACCACGCAGTACGATCCTCGTTGACCTGCAACCACCTGTAGAAACCATATTTACCGCGTACTCGAAAGGTCATCGGGCCGATATTCGGCGGGCCGAGCGCATTGGGGTGACGGTACGGACCGGCGGCGAGGCCGATCTGTCAACGTTCTATGATATTATGCGAGCAACCGGTGAGCGGGCCGCCTTTGCGATTCATAGCGCTGCTTACTATACGACCGCCTGGCAGTTGCATCAGCCACATAGTTGCCTCTTGGTTGCTGAATTGAATGGCATGCCGGTCGCGTCCCATCTGGTCTTCGCCGATGCGCGCTACGGTCGCTACCTGTACGGTGGTTCAACAGCAGAGGGTTTACGCAGTGGTGCCAATCATCTGCTGGCGTGGCACGCCATGCGTTGGGCACGCGAGCAAGGGTGTATCGGTTACGACCTGTGGGGCATTCCCGATGCGCTTGGGCAAGCGGCGACGGTCGCTGATGAAGCTGTGCGCACAGCCCTCGAGCAGGCTGCGCAACAAGACCCGCTGATTGGTGTCTACCGCTTCAAAAAAGGTTTTGGTGGTCGAATCGTTCGTTTTATGCCGGCTTTCGATCTGGTCCTGTTGCCATTACTCTATCCATTGGCGCGACGAAAGATTGGAGGATAA
- a CDS encoding PBS lyase: protein MTLSFAERVAQLDTAETAPTRVDLKLLANLGPESVYIFWEQWQRFSLDRRRHIMHLLAELAEEQIQLDYRPVFRACLADHDAEIRVLAIEGLWEDDHEQMMDRLIQMIHDPAGEVRAAAVISLARFAYRAEIGELSLSAAQRLLNALLQTASDPEQPSEVRRRAVEALGYFADSQEAQALVARAYSMDDIYMRESAVLAMGRSMRPQWFPYILRELKSPSPSLRYEAARAVGEIGEDGRELLPALLPLVDDEDTEIALAAIWALGQVGGSDARRILKRIARSRDEVRAQVAQDALAELDLDTL from the coding sequence ATGACGCTGAGTTTTGCCGAGCGTGTCGCTCAACTTGATACTGCTGAGACTGCCCCAACCCGCGTCGATCTGAAATTGCTGGCCAACCTGGGACCAGAGAGTGTGTACATCTTCTGGGAGCAGTGGCAGCGGTTTAGTCTGGATCGCCGACGCCATATTATGCACTTGCTGGCCGAGCTGGCTGAAGAGCAGATTCAGCTTGATTACCGACCGGTGTTTCGTGCCTGCCTGGCCGATCACGATGCTGAGATTCGGGTGCTGGCGATTGAAGGGCTGTGGGAAGATGATCACGAGCAGATGATGGATCGTCTGATCCAGATGATCCACGATCCGGCTGGCGAAGTGCGGGCAGCCGCAGTGATCAGTCTGGCCCGCTTTGCCTATCGGGCTGAAATCGGTGAATTATCGCTCAGTGCTGCCCAGCGACTGCTTAACGCATTGCTCCAGACTGCTTCTGACCCTGAACAACCATCAGAAGTACGCCGGCGTGCAGTTGAGGCATTGGGGTATTTTGCCGATTCACAAGAAGCGCAGGCATTGGTTGCCCGTGCCTATAGTATGGACGACATCTATATGCGCGAGAGCGCCGTCCTGGCAATGGGCCGCTCGATGCGACCGCAGTGGTTTCCGTACATTTTGCGTGAGTTGAAGAGTCCATCGCCATCACTGCGCTACGAAGCAGCACGCGCTGTGGGTGAGATCGGTGAAGATGGACGTGAGTTGCTCCCTGCATTGTTACCGCTGGTCGATGATGAAGATACCGAGATTGCACTGGCTGCAATCTGGGCGCTTGGGCAGGTTGGTGGCTCCGATGCCCGCCGCATTCTGAAGCGGATCGCCCGTTCACGCGACGAGGTGCGCGCCCAGGTTGCCCAGGATGCGCTCGCTGAACTCGACCTTGATACCCTCTGA
- the murE gene encoding UDP-N-acetylmuramyl-tripeptide synthetase, translating to MTAKTLASLLNNVAVQRLIGEPLVPVQSLTYDSRRVEPGSLFVAIRGQHSDGHQFIDQAIARGAVAVVVDQRYWDERPVAVPVVVVADSRVALAPLAAAFYDYPGRELTTIGITGTKGKSTTTDVTAQLLAATGRMVGMISTVDFQIGNRRWPNDTRQSTPEAPEVQALLREMVTAGCDTAVIEATSHALSPRWGRLVGCAFAVAVMLNIGHEHLDYHGTFEQYRADKAQLFALLGERSGSRWAIVNADDPNHAYFLDAAPADAVRLRYGLHEPADVQGQILHSGPMSSVVRVTSPWGTTDLTVPLPGRFNASNALAALTVALSQGVALEAAAAALAGVRAPRGRMVPIDAGQPFAVIVDYAHNPDSFEQIFAMLRPQVQGRMIAVFGSAGERDVAKRAIQGEIAGRMCDLLVLTDEDPRGEDREAIIAQIAAGAERAGKRPGSGYLCIPDRAQAIRAAMAAAQPGDLVLLLGKGHEGSIIYADFSLPWNEEREARQALAELGYHRSHD from the coding sequence ATGACGGCAAAAACACTTGCCAGTCTCCTGAACAATGTAGCTGTCCAACGGCTAATTGGCGAACCACTCGTGCCTGTGCAATCGCTCACCTACGACTCGCGGCGTGTTGAGCCGGGGAGTCTGTTTGTTGCCATCCGTGGGCAGCACAGTGATGGTCACCAGTTTATTGACCAGGCTATCGCACGGGGAGCTGTGGCCGTGGTGGTCGATCAACGGTATTGGGATGAACGACCGGTTGCCGTGCCGGTAGTGGTGGTCGCCGATAGCCGGGTGGCCCTGGCACCACTGGCGGCTGCGTTCTACGACTATCCCGGACGTGAATTGACCACAATCGGGATTACCGGTACCAAAGGAAAAAGCACAACGACCGATGTGACGGCCCAGCTCCTCGCTGCTACCGGACGTATGGTGGGCATGATCAGCACCGTCGATTTTCAGATTGGGAATCGCCGCTGGCCTAACGATACCCGTCAGAGCACACCGGAAGCACCAGAGGTGCAGGCATTGCTGCGCGAGATGGTCACTGCCGGTTGCGATACAGCCGTTATTGAAGCGACATCCCACGCTCTCTCGCCACGCTGGGGGCGGCTGGTTGGCTGTGCGTTCGCTGTGGCTGTAATGCTTAATATCGGCCACGAACATCTCGATTACCACGGCACATTCGAGCAGTATCGGGCCGACAAAGCCCAGCTCTTTGCGCTACTTGGCGAACGCAGTGGTTCGCGCTGGGCAATTGTCAATGCTGACGATCCAAATCATGCGTATTTCCTTGATGCTGCACCTGCCGATGCGGTGCGGCTACGGTATGGTTTACACGAGCCGGCAGATGTCCAGGGACAGATACTCCACAGTGGGCCGATGAGCAGTGTGGTGCGGGTAACGTCACCCTGGGGCACCACCGATCTGACCGTTCCGCTACCGGGGCGATTCAACGCCAGTAATGCGCTGGCCGCGCTGACAGTCGCTCTCAGTCAGGGCGTTGCGCTCGAGGCAGCCGCTGCCGCCCTGGCCGGCGTGCGGGCACCACGTGGCCGGATGGTGCCAATTGATGCCGGGCAACCATTCGCGGTGATTGTAGACTATGCTCATAATCCCGATTCGTTCGAGCAGATCTTTGCCATGCTGCGGCCCCAGGTGCAGGGGCGAATGATCGCGGTTTTCGGCAGTGCCGGCGAGCGTGATGTTGCCAAACGGGCTATTCAGGGAGAAATTGCCGGTCGGATGTGTGACTTGCTGGTGCTGACCGATGAAGATCCACGTGGCGAGGATCGCGAGGCAATCATTGCCCAGATCGCTGCCGGTGCCGAACGGGCCGGCAAACGACCCGGTAGTGGGTACCTCTGTATTCCTGATCGGGCACAGGCCATTCGGGCTGCCATGGCCGCCGCACAACCCGGTGACCTGGTGTTGTTGCTGGGCAAAGGACATGAGGGTAGCATTATCTACGCCGACTTTTCACTGCCGTGGAACGAAGAGCGCGAAGCCCGGCAGGCACTGGCCGAGTTAGGATACCATCGGTCGCATGATTGA
- a CDS encoding GlcNAc-PI de-N-acetylase, with amino-acid sequence MPLVTDQAMALPDGYRHIVLSPHLDDAALSCGGLIARLTATGERVLVVNICSGSPPSHTEFSPFAQTLHQRWGLPPSAVVAHRRVEDAAALGVLGADALLLPALDAIYRRPDAYADEQSLFATPVVDDPLTDVVATLIATLIKRYPRATFYVPLAVGMHVDHQLVFSAATTSLCAAAIHFACYEDFPYARQPSAVEQRLAMIGRELYAPRYIPLDETLLQAKIRAISAYSSQLGVLFGNAAAMPAAVTEYAARVASPTMRYAERQWVSL; translated from the coding sequence ATGCCCCTGGTTACCGATCAGGCCATGGCCTTGCCTGATGGCTATCGCCATATTGTGTTGTCGCCGCATCTTGATGATGCGGCGCTTTCCTGTGGCGGCTTGATTGCCCGCCTGACTGCAACCGGCGAACGGGTGCTGGTTGTTAATATCTGTAGCGGCTCTCCGCCGAGTCATACGGAATTCAGCCCGTTTGCACAAACCCTCCATCAGCGCTGGGGCTTACCACCATCGGCAGTGGTGGCTCATCGTCGCGTCGAAGACGCTGCCGCGCTGGGAGTGCTTGGCGCTGATGCACTATTACTGCCGGCACTGGACGCCATCTACCGCCGACCTGATGCGTATGCCGACGAGCAGAGTCTCTTTGCAACACCGGTCGTCGATGATCCCCTTACCGATGTGGTGGCGACCCTGATCGCGACTCTGATCAAACGCTATCCGCGAGCCACGTTCTATGTGCCGCTGGCGGTGGGTATGCACGTCGATCATCAACTGGTCTTCAGCGCAGCAACGACCAGTTTGTGCGCAGCCGCTATCCATTTCGCCTGCTATGAAGACTTTCCGTATGCCCGTCAGCCGTCAGCGGTTGAACAACGCCTGGCAATGATCGGTCGTGAGTTGTATGCTCCACGCTACATTCCACTTGATGAGACACTGCTCCAGGCAAAGATCAGGGCAATTTCCGCCTATTCCAGCCAGTTGGGCGTCCTCTTCGGCAATGCAGCAGCGATGCCGGCTGCGGTAACCGAATATGCGGCGCGTGTCGCTTCACCGACAATGCGCTATGCCGAACGGCAATGGGTGAGTTTATGA